The proteins below come from a single Corvus hawaiiensis isolate bCorHaw1 chromosome 20, bCorHaw1.pri.cur, whole genome shotgun sequence genomic window:
- the PTRH2 gene encoding peptidyl-tRNA hydrolase 2, mitochondrial has protein sequence MISLFEPELLNVIIGVVCGVCLGWGIRGRLCRKPGAGMPETPNSLGGEADIMGESGELKLVLIVRNDLKMGKGKVAAQCSHAAVSAYKQVHNRDPELLKQWEYCGQPKVVLKAPDEETLVQLLAEAKRLGLTVSLIQDAGRTQIAPGSRTVLGIGPGPADVIDKVSGHLKLF, from the coding sequence ATGATTTCTCTCTTTGAGCCCGAGTTGCTGAATGTCATCATTGGAGTTGTGTGCGGTGtgtgcctgggctggggcaTCCGGGGCAGACTCTGCAGGAAGCCTGGAGCTGGAATGCCAGAGACTCCCAACAGCCTGGGGGGTGAGGCCGACATCATGGGAGAGTCCGGGGAGCTCAAGCTGGTGCTGATCGTCCGCAACGACCTGAAAATGGGCAAGGGCAAAGTagcagcacagtgctcccaCGCTGCTGTCTCTGCCTACAAGCAGGTCCACAACAGGGATCCCGAGCTCCTGAAGCAGTGGGAATACTGTGGACAACCTAAAGTGGTCCTCAAAGCTCCCGATGAAGAGACTCtggtgcagctcctggctgaggCGAAGCGCCTGGGGCTGACTGTGAGCTTGATACAGGATGCTGGGCGTACCCAGATAGCTCCAGGCTCCAGGACAGTCCTTGGGATCGGACCAGGACCAGCTGATGTCATAGATAAAGTTTCTGGTCACCTTAAACTCTTCTAA